The Zalophus californianus isolate mZalCal1 chromosome 8, mZalCal1.pri.v2, whole genome shotgun sequence genome has a segment encoding these proteins:
- the MGME1 gene encoding mitochondrial genome maintenance exonuclease 1 isoform X1: protein MKAFQTICRQLRSSKGFSLEPTAHVDFSTSSYFCSRKKKVNPYKEVDQEKYSDLVQSVLSSRGLAQTPESLFEEDNLLYGPVSKCKPQKQDEEAKAPRNWCPLLIPERSVKPNATSTPTIPLRIPLQRNTIPSVTKILQQTMTSEQIFYLERWKQRMILELGEDGFAEYSSNIFLQGKRFHKALESILAPQGDLKERDENLESGYIESVQHILKDVSGVRALESAVQHETLKYVGLLDCVAEYQGKLCVIDWKTSERPKPYIRNTFDNPLQVVAYVGAINNDVNYSFQVQCGLIVVAYKDGSPAHPHFMDTELCSQYWAKWLLRLEEYTKKEKNQNIQKPD, encoded by the exons ATGAAGGCTTTTCAGACCATCTGCAGACAGCTCAGAAGTTCAAAGGGGTTTTCTCTAGAACCAACCGCCCATGTGGATTTTTCCACTTCCTCTTACTTTTGTAGCCGGAAGAAAAAAGTGAACCCTTATAAAGAAGTAGACCAGGAAAAGTACTCTGATTTAGTACAATCTGTCTTGTCATCCAGAGGCCTTGCTCAGACTCCAGAATCATTGTTTGAGGAAGATAATTTACTCTATGGACCTGTGAGTAAGTGTAAGCCCCAAAAGCAAGATGAGGAAGCAAAAGCTCCACGAAACTGGTGTCCTCTCTTAATTCCAGAGAGAAGCGTAAAACCAAATGCAACAAGCACTCCTACAATTCCTTTGAGAATCCCTTTGCAAAGAAATACCATACCAAGTGTGACCAAGATCCTTCAGCAGACCATGACATCAGAACAGATTTTCTACTTGGAGAGGTGGAAACAGCGGATGATTCTGGAACTGGGAGAGGATGGCTTTGCCGAATATTCTTCAA atatatttttacaAGGGAAACGGTTCCATAAAGCCTTGGAAAGCATACTTGCACCCCAAGGggacttgaaagagagagatgagaatCTCGAATCTGGATATATCGAAAGTGTCCAGCATATCCTGAAAGATGTCAGTGGAGTGCGAGCTCTTGAAAGCGCTGTTCAGCATGAGACCTTAAAGTATGTAGGTCTACTGGACTGTGTGGCTGAATATCA GGGCAAGCTGTGTGTGATTGATTGGAAGACATCAGAGAGACCGAAACCTTACATTCGAAATACATTTGACAACCCGCTGCAGGTTGTGGCCTATGTTGGTGCCATAAATAATGATGTCAACTATAGCTTTCAG GTTCAGTGTGGCCTAATTGTGGTGGCCTACAAAGATGGATCCCCTGCCCACCCACATTTCATGGACACTGAGCTCTGTTCCCAGTACTGGGCCAAGTGGCTTCTTCGACTAGAAGAAtatacaaagaaggaaaagaaccagAATATTCAGAAACCAGATTAG
- the MGME1 gene encoding mitochondrial genome maintenance exonuclease 1 isoform X2, which produces MKAFQTICRQLRSSKGFSLEPTAHVDFSTSSYFCSRKKKVNPYKEVDQEKYSDLVQSVLSSRGLAQTPESLFEEDNLLYGPVSKCKPQKQDEEAKAPRNWCPLLIPERSVKPNATSTPTIPLRIPLQRNTIPSVTKILQQTMTSEQIFYLERWKQRMILELGEDGFAEYSSNIFLQGKRFHKALESILAPQGDLKERDENLESGYIESVQHILKDVSGVRALESAVQHETLKYVGLLDCVAEYQGKLCVIDWKTSERPKPYIRNTFDNPLQVVAYVGAINNDVNYSFQHGNMETRLHHPVRAASQPNESGSLAQKRGVR; this is translated from the exons ATGAAGGCTTTTCAGACCATCTGCAGACAGCTCAGAAGTTCAAAGGGGTTTTCTCTAGAACCAACCGCCCATGTGGATTTTTCCACTTCCTCTTACTTTTGTAGCCGGAAGAAAAAAGTGAACCCTTATAAAGAAGTAGACCAGGAAAAGTACTCTGATTTAGTACAATCTGTCTTGTCATCCAGAGGCCTTGCTCAGACTCCAGAATCATTGTTTGAGGAAGATAATTTACTCTATGGACCTGTGAGTAAGTGTAAGCCCCAAAAGCAAGATGAGGAAGCAAAAGCTCCACGAAACTGGTGTCCTCTCTTAATTCCAGAGAGAAGCGTAAAACCAAATGCAACAAGCACTCCTACAATTCCTTTGAGAATCCCTTTGCAAAGAAATACCATACCAAGTGTGACCAAGATCCTTCAGCAGACCATGACATCAGAACAGATTTTCTACTTGGAGAGGTGGAAACAGCGGATGATTCTGGAACTGGGAGAGGATGGCTTTGCCGAATATTCTTCAA atatatttttacaAGGGAAACGGTTCCATAAAGCCTTGGAAAGCATACTTGCACCCCAAGGggacttgaaagagagagatgagaatCTCGAATCTGGATATATCGAAAGTGTCCAGCATATCCTGAAAGATGTCAGTGGAGTGCGAGCTCTTGAAAGCGCTGTTCAGCATGAGACCTTAAAGTATGTAGGTCTACTGGACTGTGTGGCTGAATATCA GGGCAAGCTGTGTGTGATTGATTGGAAGACATCAGAGAGACCGAAACCTTACATTCGAAATACATTTGACAACCCGCTGCAGGTTGTGGCCTATGTTGGTGCCATAAATAATGATGTCAACTATAGCTTTCAG CACGGCAACATGGAGACCCGTCTGCACCACCCTGTGCGTGCAGCCTCACAGCCCAACGAATCTGGGTCACTGGCTCAGAAAAGAGGAGTGAGATAA